One window from the genome of Microbulbifer sp. ALW1 encodes:
- a CDS encoding septal ring lytic transglycosylase RlpA family protein: protein MKNITAAEGPRSGLLAGFQSGVSVGVKVAAAGALALLSACNTTPLQTPDKPRAGSEDVPFDQVRDSGPAVPVDMLATPEVTPVREPIGVAGNKSPYVVNGVKYRVLKGVDGYRERGHASWYGTKFHGRKTANGEVYNMYAMSAAHKTLPLPSYAKVTNLDNGRSIIVRVNDRGPFVPGRIIDLSYTAAQKLGYIDKGVARVEVEALDPASLPSASETLAVEKDAAARKGLPQDASFKLPENTFLQVGAYSSASQADDIRGQLAAAFGYPVSVSPVQRDGQMLYRVRIGPIAQQRALAALRESVEQQSFGQPQVVVD from the coding sequence ATGAAAAATATCACGGCGGCCGAGGGGCCTCGGTCGGGTTTACTTGCTGGTTTCCAGTCTGGCGTTAGCGTCGGCGTAAAAGTTGCCGCAGCCGGTGCACTGGCTTTGCTCTCAGCCTGTAATACCACACCACTGCAAACCCCCGATAAACCCCGCGCAGGCTCGGAGGATGTCCCGTTCGACCAGGTGCGCGATAGCGGCCCGGCAGTACCTGTGGATATGTTGGCCACGCCGGAAGTGACCCCGGTGCGTGAACCCATCGGGGTGGCGGGCAACAAGTCCCCCTATGTGGTGAATGGGGTGAAATACAGAGTGCTGAAGGGCGTGGATGGCTACCGGGAGCGCGGGCACGCGTCCTGGTACGGCACCAAATTCCATGGTCGCAAGACCGCCAATGGCGAGGTTTACAATATGTACGCCATGTCGGCGGCGCATAAAACCCTGCCTCTACCCAGCTACGCCAAGGTGACCAACCTGGACAATGGCCGCAGTATCATTGTGCGGGTTAATGACCGGGGCCCCTTTGTGCCGGGCCGGATCATTGACCTCAGTTACACCGCCGCGCAGAAACTCGGCTACATCGACAAGGGCGTTGCCCGGGTAGAAGTCGAAGCCCTGGATCCCGCCAGCCTTCCCAGTGCCAGCGAAACCCTGGCGGTGGAAAAAGACGCTGCCGCGCGTAAAGGTTTACCGCAGGACGCCAGCTTCAAACTGCCGGAAAATACCTTCCTGCAGGTGGGGGCCTACAGCTCCGCCAGTCAGGCAGATGACATTCGCGGGCAGCTGGCCGCTGCATTCGGCTATCCTGTATCCGTCAGCCCGGTGCAGCGTGACGGACAAATGCTCTACCGGGTGCGTATTGGGCCCATCGCTCAGCAGCGGGCACTGGCCGCATTGCGGGAGTCCGTAGAACAGCAATCTTTTGGTCAGCCCCAGGTGGTGGTTGATTGA
- the mltB gene encoding lytic murein transglycosylase B, which produces MKWTTGLLAGLGLVLSACAQEQGHGDNVQAKAFVDYMVAEHNFNRDDLQTLMQEAKRKDSILKAIKRPAEKAKPWHEYRKIFLTNTRIRGGVEFWDKNAEALKAAEEKYGVPPEMIVAIIGVETRYGGNMGSYRVLDALATLSFNYPRRSKFFTKELENYLLMTRDEKLDPKELKGSYAGAMGFGQFMPSSYRNYAVDFNGDGRVDIWTDTEDAIGSVANYFVQHGWKPGEPVTVITQPLPNADMTIVNDDLKPKWTVGELEAKGFPTTAQVTKDMPANVFSLDTQEGDQFWIGLNNFYTITRYNHSRLYAMAVYELGQEIIKARGGRS; this is translated from the coding sequence TTGAAGTGGACCACAGGATTGCTGGCAGGCTTGGGGCTGGTGCTCAGTGCCTGCGCCCAGGAGCAGGGGCATGGGGACAATGTCCAGGCCAAGGCCTTTGTGGATTACATGGTGGCCGAACACAACTTCAATCGCGACGACCTGCAAACCCTGATGCAGGAAGCCAAGCGCAAGGATTCGATCCTCAAAGCGATCAAACGCCCGGCAGAAAAAGCCAAACCCTGGCATGAGTACCGCAAAATATTTCTGACCAATACCCGCATTCGCGGTGGTGTGGAGTTCTGGGATAAAAACGCCGAGGCACTGAAGGCCGCGGAAGAAAAATACGGCGTACCGCCGGAAATGATTGTTGCCATCATCGGCGTAGAAACCCGCTACGGCGGCAATATGGGCAGTTATCGGGTACTGGATGCCCTTGCGACCTTGTCGTTCAATTATCCGCGCCGCTCCAAGTTCTTCACCAAGGAACTGGAAAACTACCTGCTGATGACCCGGGATGAAAAACTGGACCCGAAAGAACTGAAGGGTTCCTATGCCGGTGCCATGGGCTTCGGTCAATTCATGCCATCGAGCTACCGAAATTATGCGGTGGACTTCAATGGTGATGGCCGCGTGGATATCTGGACGGACACCGAAGACGCCATTGGCAGTGTCGCCAACTATTTTGTACAGCACGGCTGGAAGCCTGGGGAGCCGGTGACGGTGATTACCCAGCCGCTCCCGAATGCGGATATGACCATCGTCAACGATGACCTGAAACCCAAGTGGACGGTGGGTGAACTGGAAGCCAAGGGTTTCCCCACCACCGCCCAGGTCACCAAAGACATGCCGGCCAACGTATTTTCACTGGATACCCAGGAAGGCGACCAGTTCTGGATCGGGCTGAATAATTTCTACACCATTACCCGGTATAACCACAGCCGCCTGTATGCCATGGCGGTGTATGAGTTGGGGCAGGAGATTATCAAGGCGCGCGGTGGCCGTTCCTGA
- the rodA gene encoding rod shape-determining protein RodA, translating into MASRDYMHRLPDAGSSLRRPESFSRRWHIDMPLLLLLLVLAGVGLVVLYSASGEEIHYVKRQAVFMGLAFTGMLIAAQIPLEFYRRWSPWFYLGGCCLLVAVLFFGVGAKGAQRWLQIGGFRFQPSEVLKLAVPIAVAAYLHKRSLPPSFLTIAGALLIIAVPAALIVRQPDLGTSILIAASGIFALYLSGLSWKMIGSAGLLGLMAAWPMWIWGLRDYQRQRILTLFNPDADRLGAGWNIFQSKAAIGSGGWAGKGYMQGTQSQLDFLPESHTDFIIAVLAEEWGMRGALILLALYLLIIARGIYISFMAQHVFGRLLAGSITLTFFVYVFVNIGMVTGLLPVVGVPLPLVSHGGTSVITLMAGFGILMAISTERRRVLF; encoded by the coding sequence AGCTTTTCCCGTCGCTGGCATATCGATATGCCGCTGCTGCTCTTGCTGCTGGTGTTGGCGGGGGTGGGCCTGGTGGTGCTGTACAGCGCTTCCGGTGAAGAGATTCACTATGTGAAGCGCCAGGCGGTGTTTATGGGCCTGGCGTTTACGGGAATGTTGATTGCTGCGCAGATTCCGCTGGAATTCTATCGTCGCTGGTCGCCCTGGTTTTACCTGGGCGGCTGCTGCCTGTTGGTGGCGGTGCTCTTTTTTGGGGTTGGGGCCAAGGGCGCGCAGCGCTGGCTGCAGATCGGCGGTTTTCGCTTCCAACCCTCAGAGGTGTTGAAGCTGGCGGTGCCCATTGCGGTGGCAGCCTATCTCCACAAGCGCAGCCTGCCGCCATCTTTCCTGACCATTGCGGGGGCCCTGCTTATCATTGCGGTACCGGCGGCGTTGATCGTGCGCCAGCCGGATCTGGGGACTTCAATTCTGATTGCCGCATCCGGTATCTTCGCGCTCTATCTCTCCGGCCTCAGCTGGAAAATGATCGGCAGCGCGGGATTGCTGGGACTGATGGCGGCCTGGCCCATGTGGATCTGGGGATTGCGGGATTATCAGCGCCAGCGGATTCTCACCCTGTTCAACCCGGATGCTGACCGACTCGGCGCCGGCTGGAATATCTTCCAGTCCAAGGCGGCGATCGGCTCCGGTGGTTGGGCGGGTAAGGGCTATATGCAAGGCACTCAGTCCCAGCTGGATTTTCTGCCAGAGAGCCATACGGATTTCATCATTGCAGTACTGGCCGAAGAGTGGGGGATGCGCGGCGCCCTGATCCTGCTGGCCCTGTATCTGTTGATCATTGCCAGAGGCATCTATATTAGTTTCATGGCCCAGCACGTGTTCGGCCGCCTGTTGGCGGGCAGTATCACGCTCACCTTCTTTGTTTACGTGTTTGTGAATATCGGTATGGTGACCGGCCTGTTGCCAGTGGTGGGAGTACCGCTTCCGCTGGTGAGTCATGGTGGTACTTCGGTAATAACTCTGATGGCCGGGTTTGGCATTCTCATGGCCATCAGCACGGAAAGGCGCAGAGTACTTTTTTGA